The Caldalkalibacillus thermarum genome includes a region encoding these proteins:
- the noc gene encoding nucleoid occlusion protein, with the protein MKEHLSRFFGIAEKGEGEEIKYIPIKNIVPNRYQPRTVFDEVKIDELCQTIKTHGIIQPIVVRKYAEDQYEIIAGERRWRACTKLGMETIPAIVKDFNDTQAASVALIENLQREGLTPIEEALAYQKLIELHGLTQESLAQRLGKGQSTIANKLRLLHLPEECHQALRERKISERHARALLTLKDPELQKKFLKEIIDKQLNVKQTEELIEKHLNKKPPKKKKPLRKAYSRDMRLAMNTIRQSVDMVLKSGLSIETDEKEHEDYIEFTIRIPKQ; encoded by the coding sequence ATGAAAGAACATCTTTCTCGTTTTTTTGGCATAGCAGAAAAAGGGGAAGGGGAAGAGATCAAGTATATCCCGATTAAGAATATTGTGCCTAACCGCTATCAACCGCGCACCGTTTTTGACGAGGTAAAAATTGATGAGCTATGCCAAACGATCAAGACACACGGTATTATTCAGCCGATTGTCGTGCGGAAATATGCTGAAGACCAATATGAAATTATAGCTGGTGAAAGGCGCTGGCGGGCTTGCACCAAGTTGGGTATGGAAACCATTCCGGCCATTGTTAAAGACTTTAACGATACGCAGGCTGCTTCTGTGGCATTAATTGAGAATTTGCAGCGGGAAGGATTAACCCCTATAGAAGAAGCGTTAGCCTATCAAAAGTTGATCGAATTGCATGGTCTCACTCAGGAAAGCCTGGCCCAGCGCCTGGGTAAAGGACAATCCACCATTGCCAATAAATTGCGCTTGCTTCATTTGCCTGAAGAGTGCCATCAAGCCTTAAGGGAACGCAAAATTTCAGAGCGTCACGCACGTGCGTTGCTTACCTTGAAAGATCCTGAACTGCAGAAGAAGTTTTTAAAGGAAATCATTGATAAACAATTGAATGTCAAACAGACGGAAGAACTCATAGAGAAACACTTGAACAAAAAACCGCCGAAAAAGAAAAAACCCTTGCGAAAAGCTTATTCAAGGGATATGCGCTTAGCAATGAACACCATACGCCAATCTGTGGACATGGTTTTAAAAAGTGGACTCAGCATCGAAACCGATGAGAAAGAACATGAGGACTACATTGAATTTACAATTCGAATACCAAAGCAATAA
- the rsmG gene encoding 16S rRNA (guanine(527)-N(7))-methyltransferase RsmG, whose translation MNQEQFHHQLARQGITLSPAQLDQFEQYYRLLVDWNQKMNLTALTEREEVYLKHFYDSLTVAFYYNFREPVNLVDVGAGAGFPSLPLKICFPHVQVTIVDSLKKRITFLEHLVQALNLDHVRLYHDRAEHFGQLPEHREQYDLVLARAVARLNVLSELCLPLAKVKGTFIAMKGAKGKEELREAQGAIPKLGGEIKDLHQLYLPGDEGERQLIILHKVRPTPGKYPRQPGLPAKKPLK comes from the coding sequence ATGAATCAGGAACAGTTTCACCACCAGCTGGCCAGGCAGGGGATAACCCTGTCCCCAGCCCAGCTGGATCAGTTTGAGCAGTATTACCGTTTGCTGGTCGATTGGAATCAGAAAATGAACTTAACCGCCTTGACTGAGCGGGAAGAGGTCTATTTAAAACACTTTTACGATTCACTGACGGTGGCTTTTTATTATAACTTTCGAGAACCCGTCAACCTTGTGGATGTGGGAGCCGGGGCAGGATTTCCCAGCCTGCCCTTAAAGATTTGTTTTCCCCATGTGCAAGTCACGATCGTTGATTCCCTGAAAAAACGGATTACTTTTCTAGAACATCTGGTCCAAGCATTAAACTTGGATCATGTCCGCCTGTATCACGACCGGGCTGAGCATTTTGGCCAATTACCTGAACACCGGGAGCAGTATGATCTTGTTTTAGCCAGGGCAGTGGCCAGATTAAACGTCTTAAGCGAACTCTGTTTACCTTTGGCTAAAGTCAAAGGGACTTTCATTGCCATGAAAGGGGCTAAGGGAAAGGAAGAGCTGAGAGAAGCACAAGGGGCCATACCTAAGCTGGGTGGAGAGATAAAAGACTTGCATCAGTTATATTTACCGGGTGATGAGGGAGAGCGTCAGCTGATTATCTTGCACAAAGTGCGCCCTACACCGGGGAAGTACCCCCGCCAGCCGGGACTTCCAGCCAAAAAGCCGTTAAAGTAA